ACGCCTCCTCAAGCATCCTAACTATCTTCTCCTCCCTTTTCCGCTCTTCCTCCTCAGCCTTAATCGCTAGGCTTCTGTCTAGTATATACCCACAGTACTCACATCTGGTATTGTTCGGCGGGTTCATGCTTCCACATCTTGGGCATCGCGCTGGTTTTAGTATTCCATCAGCCCGCTTAGCTTCTTTAAGTCCATGGATCTCTAGAACAGTCTCTTCTAAGTCTCTTGCTGAGAAGTGCACGTAGCGTCTAGCCATCTTAGAACCGTGAACCCAGCCTGCATAGAGCTCAAGCTTACTTTCCGTCAGGATCTTTGCTAGGGCTGTTAGGCATGAGTGCCTAAAAAGGTATGGCCAAACATCCCTCCTCAACCCAGCCCTCTCAGCCAGCTCCTTCACTAGCTTCCTGAAATAGTAGTAGCTCATCGCCTTGCTTTTGGAGTTGTTGCTCAGCGATATCCATAGTGGTGCGTCTGGATCATGCCTCCTGGGATGCTTCATCAGCCAATCCAGTAGGAGCCTATGGCTCGCAACCAGCGGAATCCTCTTAACGCCAGTCTTACCGCATACGGAGATCAGGCAGTAGTTATCCTTAAATTCAACGCTCCTAACCTTCATTGTCAGTAGCTCACCCGGCCTAAGCGCCGCTTCGAATAAGACTGATATTAGCGCTTTATCACGCTCATTCTCGGCAGCGTTGATCATGGCCTTAACATCATCAAGCGACAGCAGCATCTCAGGCTTAACTCTATTGTCCTTCTCACTTCTCTTTATATTGAACCATGAGACCTCAGGTGGCACTGGCGCTCCTCGCCCGCAGCTACCATACTTAGCATACTGAATTAGCTTCCTAACAACTAGCTTCAAATCCTCTTTAGTCGATGATTTATAGGGCTGACTGTTTATCCAAGCTATTACGCGCTCGACAATGCGCCTATCAGCTTTAGCCGGGTCGAATGAGCAGTTCTTCATCAGCATGCATAGCAGGTTAGCATACTTGGCAACCCTACCCGCCGATAATCCGAGCGCGCTTAAATGATCTATAAATGATAATAGTAGGCTGCTGTTCTCCAGCCTACTCAGCCTCTCCCTAGCACTCCGAAGTCTACCAGCATAATCATGTATATCCGCTATCACATTAAACTCTGTACCTGAAAACTTAAAAGTTGGGCTTATGGTAACCGCACCAGAACTAGGGGTATTGGTGCGGCCGCCGGGATTTGAACCCGGGTTGTCGGCGCGGGGGGCCGATGTCCTAGACCAGACTAGACGACGGCCGCATTGCTTTTTATCTCAATTTAGATTTTAAATTTTTGGATCTATTTAAGTTTCCGCTTGGGACTAATATTTTAATAAGCATGTGCGTTTATTAGAGCTTTGTGGTTAAGTGATGTGGGGGTGGCTCCTGTCTTGTCTGAGGGTGATTGGGAGAATCTTATAAATAGTTTGATTAAGCAGGGTATACTCAGGTCTCCTAGGGTTATCAGAGCTATGAGGCTTGTTCCCAGAAGCCTTTTCCTGCCCGCTGACCAGAAACCATACGCTGCGATCGACACCCCTTTGCCGATAGGCGAGGGACAGACTGTTTCCGCGCCACAGGGCCATACTCAAGAAGATGGCCCGGCGAGACATGGTAGCCATAATGAATGAAGCCCTAGAGCTCGAAGTCGGACATAAGGTTCTTGAGGTTGGCGCCGGTTCCGGTTGGCACGCTTCGACGATCGCGGAGATCGTTGCTCCGAACGATGCTTTAAGGGATAAGTGGGGCCATGTCTACACTGTGGAGATAATTCCAGCGTTAGCCGAGTTCGCTAGAAGGAATATTGAGCGTGCTGGTTATAGCGATAGAGTCACGGTCATATGTTGTGATGGGTCTGAGGGCTATCCTGAGAAAGCCCCCTTCGACAGGATACTTGTGACGGCGGCTGCACCATATGTTCCAAAACCGCTTAAAGAGCAGCTTAAACCAGGTGGGGTGATGGTTATCCCTGTAGGCGACGTAGGTTTTTACCAAACACTTATACGGGTAAGAAAAACGGTGGATAATAGGATAATAGAAGAGGATCTTGGAGGAGTAGCCTTCGTGCCGTTAGTTGGTAAGCATGGACATAAAATTGGGCGTAGATGGTAGAAAAGGTTTAATGTGAAGCAGCCTACCGTTAAAGTTTCCTGTCGAATTGTTTGGTTCACTTAAAGGGAGCAAAAATTATATTATCTGAGAAATGAGCATTATTATTGTAGGCGGCTCAAGGGGCTAAGAAGGATTGCTCGAGGAGATGTGGTTCTACTTAGCTATAATCTTCAGCATTACCACAGTGGCGTCCATAACGCTGCTCCTAATGGAGCGGGAAAGAAGAAAATCTGTCGTGGAGAAGGAAGCTGGACTAAAGAATAGTTCAGCTGGGAAATTGATGCCATTAACCGTTAGCAGAGCTCTCCCAGATAGGGTTGTTAGCGAGGCTAGAGATAAGTTGAGGGTTCTTGACGTTGAGAGAGAAATACTGAGCTATGCTCTCAGAAGACTTTATGAGGCGCACGCTGAAGGAAAAATAACGGCTGAGGAGCGAGACAGCTTAGCTTCAAAGTATAGGGAGGATCTTGAGAGAGTGAAGCAGGAAATTGCCCGCGGAGAGTCGATAATAGCATTAAGCGAATTAGAGAAGATGCAGGAAGAATTCGTGAAAATGTTTTCTGAAAGATTTGAGCTGCTTAACAGAAGAATCGAGGAGCTTAGGGCGATAGTCGGTTTACCTCCAATAGAACATGCCTTTAAACCAGTTGGGGAAACAAAAGAGGGAGAAAAACCTGAAGAAGCAGTGACCTTAACTTCGCAGGTGCAGGTTGAGAAACAGGCTGCGCCTAAAAGGAGGCGGGAACCCGCTAAGCCTAAAGTTATGCCTGAAGAAATCAAACCCGTTGAAGAGGCCAGCACTATTGAACAATCTGGAGCTGGCGAGAAGAGCGAGGCTGACAAAAGAATCGAGCAGATAATGGCTGAGATCGAGAAGGTTCTCAACAAGTTAAGTCAGATGGAGGTTGAGGAATAACATATGGGCTGCGATTGGGTTGAGGAGGCGAAGCGTAGAGCCGCGGTAGAAGCCGTTAAAAATATTAGGGATGGCTTCATCATAGGGCTTGGCTCAGGCTCCACGGTTGCTTACGCTGTCGAGGAGATTGGGCGGAGAATTAAGGAGGAAGGGCTGCGGGTTCTCGGTGTACCATCCTCTTACCAGTCGTTTCTCTTAGCCGCCAGATTCGGTATACCGACGACAACCCTTTATGAGCATTCAGTGATAGATTTAACTATAGACGGCGCTGACCAAATTGATCAAAACTTAAATTTGATAAAAGGCATGGGGGGAGCATTAACAAGAGAAAAGGTAATTGCGGCAGCCTCTCGACGCCTAATAATTGTCGCCGATGAGAGAAAGCTAACAGATAAGCTCGGTAAAGGGCAGCTCCTACCGATCGAAGTATTGCCGTTCGCCGAACCACTCGTGGCGGCGAAGATAAAGGAGATTGGTGGAAAACCATTCTTGCGTGAGAGCAAAAAGAATACTCCGTTCATAACCGATAATGGAAACTTCATATTAGACGTGGATTTCGGAACAATCGACGATCCCGTAAGTCTTGAAAGGAGATTGAAGATGATTCCAGGGGTTGTGGAAACCGGCTTATTTATAGGTATGGCGCAATTGGCTTATATAGGTACGAGGACGGCTGTAAAAAAGGTGAGCGCGGGCAAGAATTAATCATGTTTTGGTTTTTAGCCGCTTTATTTAAGTATGAGATTCTACGAATATTTTTTGACTGTTAAGGAGGTGCGTTAAACTCGGAAAGGTTTTAGTTACAGCGGCTTGGCCGTACATTAATCATGTACCGCATTTAGGGAATTTACTGCCGATTCTATCAGCGGATGTTATCGCCCGCTACTATAGGCTTAAAGGCGAAGAGGTTTTATTTGTCAGCGGGTCTGATGAGCACGGTACACCAATAGAGATCGAAGCCA
Above is a window of Candidatus Bathyarchaeia archaeon DNA encoding:
- a CDS encoding site-specific integrase, with the protein product MIADIHDYAGRLRSARERLSRLENSSLLLSFIDHLSALGLSAGRVAKYANLLCMLMKNCSFDPAKADRRIVERVIAWINSQPYKSSTKEDLKLVVRKLIQYAKYGSCGRGAPVPPEVSWFNIKRSEKDNRVKPEMLLSLDDVKAMINAAENERDKALISVLFEAALRPGELLTMKVRSVEFKDNYCLISVCGKTGVKRIPLVASHRLLLDWLMKHPRRHDPDAPLWISLSNNSKSKAMSYYYFRKLVKELAERAGLRRDVWPYLFRHSCLTALAKILTESKLELYAGWVHGSKMARRYVHFSARDLEETVLEIHGLKEAKRADGILKPARCPRCGSMNPPNNTRCEYCGYILDRSLAIKAEEEERKREEKIVRMLEEAFKRLEDLEKVVYAVIAKAQYTQQE
- a CDS encoding methyltransferase domain-containing protein, which codes for MVAIMNEALELEVGHKVLEVGAGSGWHASTIAEIVAPNDALRDKWGHVYTVEIIPALAEFARRNIERAGYSDRVTVICCDGSEGYPEKAPFDRILVTAAAPYVPKPLKEQLKPGGVMVIPVGDVGFYQTLIRVRKTVDNRIIEEDLGGVAFVPLVGKHGHKIGRRW
- the rpiA gene encoding ribose 5-phosphate isomerase A → MGCDWVEEAKRRAAVEAVKNIRDGFIIGLGSGSTVAYAVEEIGRRIKEEGLRVLGVPSSYQSFLLAARFGIPTTTLYEHSVIDLTIDGADQIDQNLNLIKGMGGALTREKVIAAASRRLIIVADERKLTDKLGKGQLLPIEVLPFAEPLVAAKIKEIGGKPFLRESKKNTPFITDNGNFILDVDFGTIDDPVSLERRLKMIPGVVETGLFIGMAQLAYIGTRTAVKKVSAGKN